The DNA segment TGCGGATGCGGGCGCTTCCGAAGTCTGGCTGGCGCGCGAAGGTTTGCTGGGCCGCATCGTTTTGCGCGACGATATTCGTCCGCAAGCCGGGCAGGTCGTCGCGGCCTTGAAACGCAGCGGCCTCCAAACACTGGTGCTCACGGGCGATCGCCAGGCCACGGCTGAACATCTCAAAACGCAACTGCACCTCGACGAAGTGCGCGCGGAATTGAAGCCCGAGGAAAAAGTCGCCGCCATTATGGCGCTCAGCCAGCAAGGCAACCGCGTGGCGATGGTGGGCGACGGTGTCAATGACGCTCCGAGTCTGGCCGTGGCGCATGTCGGCGTGGCGATGGGCGCGCGCGGTTCGGACGCGGCGCTGGAACAGGCCGACGTGGTTTTGATGTACGATCGGCTGGAAAATTTTCTGGCCGCCTTCCGCCTCAGCCAACGCGCCCGCCGCATCATTCGGCAGAATCTGGTCGTCTCGCTGAGCACCGTCGTGGTGCTGGTGACCTTTGCCTTGCTGGGGCGAATTCCACTGCCCGTCGGGGTGGTGGGACACGAGGGCAGCACGGTGATCGTGGTGATGAACAGTCTGCGCTTGTTGTTCAGCGGTCCGGCGCGGAAGGAATGATGGGGCGCCAAGGGCGGATTACTTGCGGCGGCGCTTGGGCGTTTTCACGCTGAATTTGACCATGGGACGGGCGACCTTGGTGGTGACGCGAGAGTGGTTGCGTCGGCGGCGGCGCTCTTGACGCGCCGTAGCGGAAAATAATTTCCGCGCCAACCGCAAACCCATCACCACCAGCAACACGCCGCCCACCGCGATGATCACCAGTTCGCCCAAACTCATGCGTTATTTATGGCAGTCCGCCCGCTGATGTAAAGTCTGGTTGAGTTGCATTTTTTCCGTGCCGGCGAAGATCAGCATGGCTGGGGTGCTGCAACGTGCCGCGATTTCATCCGTTCTTCAGGCGGGCCAATGCAGGCGCACTCCTTGATCGGTCAGACACGCTTGGAATTCCTGCAACAATTCCGGCTTCGCCCGCACCGCGTGCGGTTCATGCTTTTCCTGGAGGCAGTAAGCGACCAACGCGCCCGCCGCTTCGCCGATGTTCCATTCCACCGGGTGCAACCGATAGCAACCGTTGGTGATGTGGGTGACGCCAAGATTTTTGCTGGCCGGCAAAAGATTTTTCACCCGCTGCGGCAGCAACGCTCCCAGGGGAATCTGAAACGGCAGCGACGCGATATCAATGTAGTTGTCGCCGCCGGAGCTTGGATGCAAATCAATCCGGTAACTGCCAATTCCCACCGTATCGGAAAAAGACTCCGCCTTGACCGCATCCTTGGATTGGCCCAGCAACTCCGCGCGCGCATCCGTGCCGACGTGCTGTTCCCGCACCGTGAAAACGGCGCGAATGCGGCGACTCTCCCGAATGTAGGGATACTTGGCCAGTCCATCCTCCGTGCCAACGAGGTCCGGGCGCAATTTCAACCCTTTCCAGCCTTCGCCACCGTCTGGTCGCGGCGCTTTGGTTTGCAACCAGTAAAGCAGTGAAAGACTCAACTGTTTGGCACGAGCCAGGTGGCGCGCGGCTTCATCCGGCGCCCCCTCGAACAGATTTCCAGGCAAATAATCGTTCTGCGGCCAGTTGACCAGCGATACATCGCCGCCGAAAGTTCCCGGAACAAAATTTTTCCGATCCACGATGCGGCGGTAATGAAACAGCCCCGTCGCTTTTTCCGGATCAAAGCCGTAATTGCGCGGCGCCAGCGTGATGGGATGCGAGTAAACCAGATCGAGCAACTTGCCCGGCCAGGCGGGTTTCACAGGCGGAAGGTAATCCCGCCAAAATTCCCACTCGCGCGGTTTCTCGATGGTGTGATCCTCGCCGTGAAGATATTCCATCGCAAAGCAGCAGGTGAACGCTTGCATGTTATGCGGTTGCGCCGTGGGTTTGGCGTGCGGTTCGCCGGTTTCCGATTGTGCCTCCGCACCAGTCACGTATTCCGTGCGGGTCAACGGGAGCAACTCACCGGTTTCCGTGGCATCAATAAAATAGGGCGCGACCAGTTCCACCGGATTTCCCGACCGACGACTTAGCGCGGACACCGTCTTCACGACATCTCCCGATGCGGTGGCGTGAACGGCGGTGTGCTCCAATAAAATCTGAACCCGCCCGCTCGCCACGTATGGCGCGAGCATCTCGTGCAATGCCGCCAACGCCACGCGTGGCTCATGACAAAGCCGCGAGACTCCGCCGTTGCCTGGATTCAACGACGCGTTGTTTCGAGCGGCTTCAATCAACGGAAAATTACGCCGATAGTAATCACGAATATGCGTGCGTAAGTCCTGGTAACTTTTCGTGCCGCCATACGTTTCGATCCATGGGTTTTCATCCGGCGGCACGGCTTGGGACGTAAGCTGACCGCCGATCCAATCCGTCTCTTCGGTCATAATGACGCGCAAACCGTTTCGGGCGGCGGCGAGCGCCGCAGCGCAACCGCCCAGACCGCCACCGATGATTACCAGATCGGCGCGCATGGATTTCGCGACGCTTTTCCGGGGTCGTACGCTCGGCGTCGTTTTCGTGGCACAGGAAGTCAATGCCCCCGCGCCCACCCCCAACGGGACCGCGACGCTGATTTGTTTCAAGAAAGTCCGACGATTTTGTCCTTGCGGTTGCATGGATTGAAACTGCCTGTCCTCGCGCGATTGCACAACGGCAATCTACAGTTGCCACGCACACGGACTCTTAAGTTCCGGATCCGAGGCGCATCCCTGAGGCACGCTTCCTTCACAGACCATTGGTTTGCCGAAGGGCGCGAAATCACAGGGCGGGAGCCGAAGGGGGGCAATTCCTCAACTCTCTGAACCAGATTGGTCTGTGTTCTCGGCGCCGCGGATTGCCAAGTCCTTTCGACCAGGTTGGTGATCCATCCAGCTTTGGGGAGTGCGACCGTTTCCAGTCACAGTGTTTGACACCATGCCAAACCATCCTCGCAAGGAGACCAGAGAATGGGGAATAACGGAATCGGATTTGTGACCGTCTGATCGGCCGCAGATCACACAAAACCTTCAGCGACAAGTTTACTGCCTTGCA comes from the Verrucomicrobiia bacterium genome and includes:
- a CDS encoding FAD-dependent oxidoreductase codes for the protein MRADLVIIGGGLGGCAAALAAARNGLRVIMTEETDWIGGQLTSQAVPPDENPWIETYGGTKSYQDLRTHIRDYYRRNFPLIEAARNNASLNPGNGGVSRLCHEPRVALAALHEMLAPYVASGRVQILLEHTAVHATASGDVVKTVSALSRRSGNPVELVAPYFIDATETGELLPLTRTEYVTGAEAQSETGEPHAKPTAQPHNMQAFTCCFAMEYLHGEDHTIEKPREWEFWRDYLPPVKPAWPGKLLDLVYSHPITLAPRNYGFDPEKATGLFHYRRIVDRKNFVPGTFGGDVSLVNWPQNDYLPGNLFEGAPDEAARHLARAKQLSLSLLYWLQTKAPRPDGGEGWKGLKLRPDLVGTEDGLAKYPYIRESRRIRAVFTVREQHVGTDARAELLGQSKDAVKAESFSDTVGIGSYRIDLHPSSGGDNYIDIASLPFQIPLGALLPQRVKNLLPASKNLGVTHITNGCYRLHPVEWNIGEAAGALVAYCLQEKHEPHAVRAKPELLQEFQACLTDQGVRLHWPA